The following is a genomic window from Candidatus Hydrogenedentota bacterium.
TTCGCCCGCCTTGGGCGCTTGATCTTTCAGCACTTGCAGCGCCGTCGCCGATACCTTCACCGGCCGTATGGGCGCACCTTCACGCAACATTCCTTCCATTTGCTTCAGATATAAAGCGGGTCCCAAGGGATGACAAGCCTTATTGAACAGCGCGCCGCCCCCGGACTTTTCCGGCGTGTCATAGGCGGGCGCGTGGGAACCTTGATGGGCACAGACCCCTTGCTGCAGTAAGATTTTCCCTTTGTCTTGAGGCTCCGCCTCACGCAGAAGCTGCATAAAAGCCTGCACGCCGTCCATATAAACGAAATTTTCCGCGTACAAAAGTTTCGAGCGCCCCGCCTCCACCATCTCCAGCACCTCATGAAAAGCGTCCATACTCTCCATTTTACGGGTCTCCGCATCGGCTTGACGCCCTTCCAAATAGCCCGGCCAGATGAGCGGCGGCTTTTCCAATACGATGACGGGCACCCCTGCACGCGCTGATTCCGCCACATAATCGGCATGGGCGTAATTGGCACAGGCAATACAATCGATATGAGGCTTCACCGCTTCCAACATCTCAGCATGCTCTTCAAAGGCGGCGGCAATACCATGACGCTGCGCAAAAGCCTGTGCGTTGCCAAGGTGCCCCGAAGTGATACCTGCAAGGTCAATGGACAAGTTGTTCTTATGCGGAATCATCTTTAATACGCGTGCCGTAAAGTCACCTGCGAAACCGGTGCCGCTGATGGTGACGCGGAGCCGACGTTCTTTGCTAATATCGGTCATGAGCGAAAAATTCCTCCAGCTAAGGTGAACTCAGGCATGGGAAAAGCCTGATCTTTTTTCGGCGCCTCACGATAAAAAGAAAACTCTGCCCTGCGACCCGGACGGGGCGGCCACAGGGGCAAGGGTACGCCCAACAGTCGCGCCGGTACACGGCTCGCCGCAGCAACCGCTTGCGCCATGGGTATCTCCACAGCTGCGGAAAAATTCACCACCCCTTCCGGAAGAAAGAGGCTGCTGCCCGCCAATAAATCGGTGCCGGAAAGACAAACCCGTCCGCTGCGTTTTAGCTCCACCGCCGCATCAAAGAGTTGGTATTTTCCCGGCTTCATCCCCGCGAGCAATACACTGTCCGACACGAGGATGATACGTTGGATGCCTTTGGCACGGAACAGCACTTTCAACAAATCTACGGGCAGATGCTCCAGATCGGCAATGAGCGAAACGTGGAGTCGATCATCGGCAAGCTGCGGCCACAAAGGATTTTGATGACGATGGATCAACGAGGCGAGCCCGTTACCCAGATGGGTGCATAAGCGAGCGCCCGCATCGGCAGCGGCGCGGATATCCTCCGCTTCCGCTTTATGATGACCCAGCGACACCGTCACTCCTTTTGCAGTGACCGCGCGGATAAACGCTAAAGCGCCACGCCATTCAGGAGCCAGCGTAACGTAAAGAATACGCCCGCCGCTGGCGCGGTGGAGCCGCTCAAAAAGCTTCAGATCCGGCGCACATACATGGGCAGCGGGATGAGCTCCTCGGGGGCCGTCCTCCGGCGAAATATGCGGGCCTTCAAGATGGATACCAGGGATATGCCGCGCTAATGCCGGGTCGCCTAAGGCTTCTCCCAAAACCCGGCACTTATGTTCCAGCGCCTCGGCACTGTCTGTGACCAAGGTGGGCACCCACCGAAATACACCGTGTCGGAGGAGCTGCTCATTAAGGCCGTGAACCATGTCCACCGTCAGCGCGCTGCTCTGCATGTCATAGCCGAAGGCACCGTTCACCTGTATATCAAAAAGACCGGGCATAAAAAGAGATTGTCCATCCCCCGCATCGGGCGTCCCATTCTTTGCAGGGCGCAGCCCATGAATCCGCCCGTCACGCAATTCAACATCTACCGTCTCAGTCTTACCCAAAAGTCTGCCGCGCAGAAGCATTGATTCTGACATGAAGCTGTAAATCCTTTCCATAAAGAATTGCGAAAGGGTACGCTTCCACAATTCATCCTCTTGTCTTCATGGTATCACACGAAGCCGGGCTATGCCGTCCCAATTCTAATAAATACACGGCAAAGTGGATTAACCTTAATAATTATTACGGGCTGCCCCTGAGGCACTCAATTTTATGGTATATTCATTATACAGGTCAAGGTATTCGAGACGCGTCGCTTTCGTTAAAAAAAGCGATGCCAGGAAAGAGAAGGAGTAATAGGATATGCGTGGAATCTTCAAGTACGGTCGCCGTTTTTTAAGAAATAGCGGTAAAGCAACCAAGCTTTTCCTAACACGGGAAATCGGCTTCTCAGAATACAGGACCCAATGCCGGCGTCATTATCAAGCGGCGATTCACGAAATGACGCGGCCCCCCGTTTCAGACCGGCGCAAAGCGGCCATCCGCTACCTGAACCAGGGCATACACTTTTACAACGAAAAACGCTACGCAGAGGCTTTAGCCGCTTTCGAACAGGCTGTTGATTATGATCCCCAGTACGGCCGTGCCCATCTCTATTACGGGAACACCCAATACAAATTGCATAATCATGAAGAGGCGCTCGCCTCGTGGAACTGCGTGGTACGCATGGAACCACATTCTGAATCGGGTGTAAAAGCGCAAGAAAAACTCGACACCGTTAGAAGCAAAGAAAAGCAGACAGTGCGCGAAATTCAAGAACACCTGCGCCGCGCCTAAGACCCTCCTATCTCCACATCTTCCCAATCCCGCATTACAGCCCACCGCGCAGAACATGCCTTATTTCTTTCTCTGCTCCTAAAGAGAATTTCATTTGCCTATACTGTTATACTTTTTAATGGTATACCCTGTTATACACAAGTGGAAGTATTCTTCAGGTGTAGTCTATCAACCGTAATTAAACAATTAAGAAGGAGCCGGTCATGTGTGAACAATGTACGCGTAGACAATTTTTTGGAATGAGTGCGCTCGGAGCCACCGGCAGCGTTGTGGCAGCGAATATGCTTTGGAATCATGCGTGGGCATCCCAAGTCCCCCCTGCAGCTCCCAAAGGCAAATCACCCATTTGTGTGATTTTCACCGGCGAACCCCGGCCCGACGATCGCGATTGGGGCGCCGATCAAAAGCAAATCCAAGCGGCACGGGCAAAGCTTAGCGAAGCCGAAGAAAAACTGGGTAATATCAAACTCTTCATCGGTGAATCACGATCCCCCGAAGAAACGGCAGTACTCATTGAAGCGGCCGGTGCCGATGCGCCTGTCCTCGCCATTAATGTATGCAACTTCGCCATGACCCGCGTCATTCAGCCCGTCTTGGATGCGGCACGGCCCATGCTCGTCTTCGCACTGCCCGCCAGCGGTCACGATTGGATGTATGTGCCCCGTTGGCACCGTGACGGACACCGTGTCTCGCTTCTGCCCACCGGCGATTATGATGAATTGGAACGTGCTCTCCGTATCCTGCGCGTCGTGCCCATGATGAAGAAGACCCGTGTCTTGCTCTTCCCGCCCGCCCAAGGCACAGCGGCGGCCTGCAACCCGCAAGAAGTGAAACGCATCTTGGGCGCAGACGTTGTCGCCGTAGAAGAAGCCCTCTTCGACAATCATATTGACAACGCCAATGCTGACGCTGTTCAAGAAGAGATTCGCGCATGGACACAAGGCGCCAAAGAAATTATTGAACCCAACGCCGACGACATCGAAAAGGCGGCGCGGGTCAGCGTCGCACTCGACGCACTCATACGGGAACAACAGGCGGACGGGCTCGCCATCGGCACCTGCATGGGATGGCTGCCCAAAGGGTTCCCTTGCCTCGGATTTACCCGTCTGCGCGATCGCGGCATTCCCGCGGCCTGCGAAGGCGATATGGACTCCCTCTTAACCATGCTGCTTTTCCAATACGCCTTTGATCTCGCCGGATTCCAAGGCAACGCCACCTTCGACACCTCACGCAACGCCTTATGGACTGCCCACTGCACAGCACCGCTGAAAATGGACGGCCCCGACAGTGAAGACGCGCCCTACCTGCTGCGCGGTCACTCCGAAGTGGGCGGAAGCGGCTGTGTTCCCGAAGTGCAGTATCGTCTTGGACAGACCATTACTCGCGCCAAATTCGTGGATTTGGAAACCATCCTCGCGTCCACAGGCACCATTATCGAAGTGCCCGAACGCTCCGTACACGGCTGCCGTACCCAGATCGTGACGGAGGTGAAAGACGCGGCGGCCATGTCCGCAAACTGGAGCACGGCCATCAATTCGGAAGATGCCATGACCTTGCTCCATCGTGTAGTCGTTTATGGCGATCATATAGACAGCCTCAAACACATGGCAAATCTCATGGGTGTGAAAGTGCTGATGGAAGGCTAAATTAAAACCTTCATTCAGGTGCAGGCAGCTCGGTCGCGCCGATGCAGACGATCCGCTGCCTGCGCCGCTTCCTCTCCCTCATCACACACAACCCGGGCAAAGCCCTTACAAGGCTTGTGTCAAAGAATGAACCCGTTGCACCGTGTCCCGCACAGCTGCGGCGATAGTCCCATAGTCACGCGCCTCTAAGGCGGCACGGGGAAACATCCACGTTCCTCCGCAGGCGGGCACATTGGGCAGCTGCAAGTACTGCGCCAGATTCTCCAAATTCACACCCCCTGTCGGCACGAAATACATATCGGGAAAGGGACCGCGCAGCGCGCTGAGCATGGCGGGGCCGCCGAGAAGGGAAGCGGGAAAAAACTTCACCGCTTCCAGCCCCATAGAACGCGCCCCCTGTACTTCTGTTGCTGTCGCCACGCCGGGCAGCACGGCGACCTTCGCTTCCAAGCAACGGGCCACAATCTTCGGATCGAAACCGGGACTCACAATAAAACGCGCGCCCCCGTCAATGGCGGCTTGTGCCTGATCCACAGATAAGACCGTGCCGGCTCCTACCAATATTTGGGTCCGTGTTTTCGCCGCCAGCGCCACCATCTTCAACCCATGCTCCGTTCGAAGCGTAATTTCCAGACAGGGCAAACCGCCTTCTAAAAGCGCATCGCACAGAGGCGTGACCATCTCAGGATCATCCAAACCGGGCAAGGCCGGAACGACGCGCTGCCCATGAAGCATTTTCAAAAGCGAATTCATGCCGCTATTCCTTTATTCGTTCTCTACCGTTATTACAGCCCTAGGACGCGAAGCAATCACGCCCGAAATAGAAACTGCTATTCTGTCCTCAAGCCCCTACTGTACCGTAATAATACCTCCCATTACCATTTCAACGCAGCCATTGAACACCGCCCTATCGCGACGCGTCCTCGTCCTCGTCCGGATGACGCTTACAAAGACCGAATTGCGGAATCCTCTTTAATTTTGTATGATAAGAAGTGCATATACACAACACCCTTATAAAAGGAAACATAACGTGAGCTGGATCATTTTATTAAGCTGCGCCGCACTTTCCGCGCCTGAACTTTATTCACTCCATACAGAAACCAATGTATGGGACGTGGCAGTCAGCGATTTAAATCAAAATGGCTTCAAGGATATCCTTGTCTTGTGCAGTGACGAAACCGCCGTACCCCTGAACAAATCGGTCTGTATCTTTTTGGCTGATACAGAGGGAGCCTACCCCGATAAACCATCCCTGCGCCTCCCCTTGCCCGAGGAAATGGGCGCTCTCTTTCTCGCAGAAGTGGATGGCACACCGCCCATCGAATTGGTCGCTGTTTCCGGATCAAAAGCGTGGGTCTACCAATTCGGCCCGTCAGGATTCAAGCTGCTCAAAAACCCGGCCTGCCCTTCCTTATATCCCACACGCAGCCGCGAACCGGTCTTCATCAAAGGCGGCGCTGTCGATTTAGACGGTGACGGGATAGACGAATGGTTGATACCCGTAGAAGAGGGCGTACAAATACGGACCCTCTACGAAGAGCATGCTGTCGTGACCTGCGACGTGGTCAGTGAAATGCGTTCCAGTGAAAGCATCCATATCATACACCGCCTGCCCGACATTCAAACATTTACCCTCGACCACACGCCCGTCAAAGGGCTTGCTTTTCTCAGCGATGAATACGCAGATTTCGCTTTCGGCAAAAATTGGACCGAACACCGACGTTTTCATCTGCCCCTGAACTTGGAGGAGAAATGGGATGCCTCCGCCGTACTGAAAGACATTAACGGCGACCAATTCCCAGACTTGATTATCACCCAGACCAGGGGAACGGTACGCATGCATGCAGAAACCCATGTCTATATAGCGCAAGAACCTTTCGTCTATCCCGACGAGCCTGACGCCGTCTTCTCTTGTAAAGGCGCTGTATCCAGTCCTGTTGTCATCGATGTGAACAGCGACGGCAATTTGGATTTGGTTTTTATTCGCATTCCTTTCGGCGTTAGCAATGTGATGAATTATTTCGTGCGCGGCAAAGTCGCCGCTCATGCAGAAGTCTATCTCTTCGAAGACAGCAAATTCTCAGACAAAGCCGATTATAAAACGACCATGACAGTAGACGCGCCCGAGGGCAGGTCACGGGTTGCCTATGTCTTCGGCGATTTCGACGGCGACGGACAGCTAGACGTCGCCTATGGCACCGGCGCAAAAACCTTGTCTGTCTACACCGGCGATCCCACGCGTTTCCTTTCAGCCAAACCAAGGCACAAATTCGATATCCCCGGTTACGGAAATGCCCACGCTGTCAACTTGGATAACAGAGGCTCGGAAGATATCCTTATCTTTCGACCGGGCAGTGATCTCAGCAAAAGAGTGGATATCCTCGTCTTTCAAGACGAGTCTTAACGGTTTCGCTTGTCCGCGAAGGGCGCCTGAGTTGACATTTCACCCTCAAAAGGGATAGCCTTAAAAGAGAGCGGAAAAGGAACCTAAGCGCTCTTCGGAGGAGCGCCTATAGCATCCCTGAGAAGGGATCAAGATGACCGACAATTCATCGCAAAGGCGTTGAATTTCTTCTGTCGTTTAGCATTCTGGAGCAGTAGTATGGGATATGATTGAGAGGATTACCGTTCTTGGAGGCAGCAGTGTTTATATTCCGGAGTTCTTGACTTCGTTGCTATCGCACCGCATGCTCATAAAAGAATTAGTACTCTTGGGACTTCCTGGCGAAAAACTCCCCATTGTCGCCGATTTTTGTCGGCGCATTATTGCGAAACACGGCTACGAAACCAAGGTAATCGCAGAAACAGATCCGGTCGCAGCCATATCCGGCGCCCAATACATCGTGAACCAAGTACGGGTGGGCGGATTAAAAGCACGGATGCGCGACGAGAAAACACCACCCCTCTTTGATATGTTCGGCTCGGAAAACCTCGGCGCAGGCGGAGTCATCAACCTCATACGAACGCTGCCCGTCGTGATGGATTTTGCGCAGATCATTGAAGCAACCAACCCCAAAGCGACGCTCATCAATCTGACCAATCCGGTGGGTCCCATTGTTGAAGCGCTCTTCCAAAACACCAAACTTAAAGTAGTGGGCATCAATGCCCTTCCAGCCATCTACTCGCGAAAAATCGCAGGCCTGTTAAATTGCGCTGTTGATGATCTGGAAGTCGACTACGTAGGCATCTACGATTTGGGCTGGATACAGAATATTAAGATAGACGGCTCCAGCAGGATGAAACAAGTTCTGGAACGAATCGAAGCAAGCAATGATGACGCCTTTGATCATGATATTATCCGACTCTTTCGGATGATCCCCATACGTGAAATGAGCGTCTATTTCAGACGCCACGAACTGCTCAAGGAACAGCAAAGCGGTTCCCACTTCCGCTCCGATATTTTATATGACGCAGAAAAACGGATTCTGAAAATGTACCGTAAACAGGACTTGAACACGGTTCCTGAGCTGACCCGACAACGAAACGCGCTCTGGTACGATTATACTCTTATCCCGCTCCTTCAAAAACTGGAATCCAACAAATCGACCACGGCGATTTTATGCGTCGCGAATAATGGAGCCATCACCGATCTACCCAAGAATTGCAGCGTAGAGATCCCCGTACGCCTTACTTCAAAAGGAATCAAAGCACGTAAAATAGGGATGTTGCCCCATTTCTTGAGGGGCATCTACTGCGCAATGAAAGAGAGTGACCGTCTCGCCATTAAAGCGGTACGGCACTGCTCCTACGAAAATGCCTTGCAGGCGCTGGTCGTCAATCCTTTCGTGCCCTCCTTGAAAAAAGCACAGGATTTCCTAGACCGGTGTATACGCCAAGAAGGCTTTAAATTCCGCTAAGCCTGTTTGAAGCACGCCGCACTGGCTAACAGCCCCGCATCAATCGATGTCGCCAATGTGACGGATAATTTTGTGGATCAGCTTGTATTCGAGGGCTTGCTCCGCATCCATCCAAAAGTTGCGGTCGCTGTCCTTCGAAACCTTCTCTTCCGACTGTCCCGTCTCTTGTGCAATTAAGGCGTTGATTCGTGTGCGGATCTTCAAAATCTCCATGGCTTCAATGCGAATATCGGCCGCTTGTCCGCCGGCACCGCCGCTAGGCTGATGAAGCAGAAAACGCGTGTTCGGCAACGAGAAGCGCTTATCTTTGTCGGCGCCCAACAAAATGGGCACCGCAATACTCGCCACCCAGCCGGCACCAATACCGATCACAGGCGACGCGACAAAGCGCATGACATCATGGATGGCAT
Proteins encoded in this region:
- a CDS encoding Gfo/Idh/MocA family oxidoreductase, producing MTDISKERRLRVTISGTGFAGDFTARVLKMIPHKNNLSIDLAGITSGHLGNAQAFAQRHGIAAAFEEHAEMLEAVKPHIDCIACANYAHADYVAESARAGVPVIVLEKPPLIWPGYLEGRQADAETRKMESMDAFHEVLEMVEAGRSKLLYAENFVYMDGVQAFMQLLREAEPQDKGKILLQQGVCAHQGSHAPAYDTPEKSGGGALFNKACHPLGPALYLKQMEGMLREGAPIRPVKVSATALQVLKDQAPKAGEHFRVMQRVDDYARLTVLFEDGTVAELTGHDLSIGGIRNRFSVIADFGQYDMRINPNDAHELFLPDGDVAGQVLMREKLPTAQGSSHPSPGQFRVHGYVNELDDAVRCALDAERYPQSGSMLAWDTLAVLMAGYESVEKNSRIIDISDYSLGRDFPIEVVPDPLLSDSVLEQQ
- a CDS encoding amidohydrolase family protein, giving the protein MSESMLLRGRLLGKTETVDVELRDGRIHGLRPAKNGTPDAGDGQSLFMPGLFDIQVNGAFGYDMQSSALTVDMVHGLNEQLLRHGVFRWVPTLVTDSAEALEHKCRVLGEALGDPALARHIPGIHLEGPHISPEDGPRGAHPAAHVCAPDLKLFERLHRASGGRILYVTLAPEWRGALAFIRAVTAKGVTVSLGHHKAEAEDIRAAADAGARLCTHLGNGLASLIHRHQNPLWPQLADDRLHVSLIADLEHLPVDLLKVLFRAKGIQRIILVSDSVLLAGMKPGKYQLFDAAVELKRSGRVCLSGTDLLAGSSLFLPEGVVNFSAAVEIPMAQAVAAASRVPARLLGVPLPLWPPRPGRRAEFSFYREAPKKDQAFPMPEFTLAGGIFRS
- a CDS encoding tetratricopeptide repeat protein, with amino-acid sequence MRGIFKYGRRFLRNSGKATKLFLTREIGFSEYRTQCRRHYQAAIHEMTRPPVSDRRKAAIRYLNQGIHFYNEKRYAEALAAFEQAVDYDPQYGRAHLYYGNTQYKLHNHEEALASWNCVVRMEPHSESGVKAQEKLDTVRSKEKQTVREIQEHLRRA
- the eda gene encoding bifunctional 4-hydroxy-2-oxoglutarate aldolase/2-dehydro-3-deoxy-phosphogluconate aldolase; the encoded protein is MNSLLKMLHGQRVVPALPGLDDPEMVTPLCDALLEGGLPCLEITLRTEHGLKMVALAAKTRTQILVGAGTVLSVDQAQAAIDGGARFIVSPGFDPKIVARCLEAKVAVLPGVATATEVQGARSMGLEAVKFFPASLLGGPAMLSALRGPFPDMYFVPTGGVNLENLAQYLQLPNVPACGGTWMFPRAALEARDYGTIAAAVRDTVQRVHSLTQAL
- a CDS encoding VCBS repeat-containing protein → MSWIILLSCAALSAPELYSLHTETNVWDVAVSDLNQNGFKDILVLCSDETAVPLNKSVCIFLADTEGAYPDKPSLRLPLPEEMGALFLAEVDGTPPIELVAVSGSKAWVYQFGPSGFKLLKNPACPSLYPTRSREPVFIKGGAVDLDGDGIDEWLIPVEEGVQIRTLYEEHAVVTCDVVSEMRSSESIHIIHRLPDIQTFTLDHTPVKGLAFLSDEYADFAFGKNWTEHRRFHLPLNLEEKWDASAVLKDINGDQFPDLIITQTRGTVRMHAETHVYIAQEPFVYPDEPDAVFSCKGAVSSPVVIDVNSDGNLDLVFIRIPFGVSNVMNYFVRGKVAAHAEVYLFEDSKFSDKADYKTTMTVDAPEGRSRVAYVFGDFDGDGQLDVAYGTGAKTLSVYTGDPTRFLSAKPRHKFDIPGYGNAHAVNLDNRGSEDILIFRPGSDLSKRVDILVFQDES
- a CDS encoding ATP-dependent Clp protease proteolytic subunit (hydrolyzes proteins to small peptides; with the ATPase subunits ClpA or ClpX, ClpP degrades specific substrates) — translated: MRAQCEEDPGKDKENGLASLLLQSRLVMVVGEVDQELAENVISRLLLLDAQSHEPIKVVVASPGGHVDSGYAIHDVMRFVASPVIGIGAGWVASIAVPILLGADKDKRFSLPNTRFLLHQPSGGAGGQAADIRIEAMEILKIRTRINALIAQETGQSEEKVSKDSDRNFWMDAEQALEYKLIHKIIRHIGDID